The following is a genomic window from Nilaparvata lugens isolate BPH unplaced genomic scaffold, ASM1435652v1 scaffold6749, whole genome shotgun sequence.
tagggaatttatgtcgcaacttttactgttatctcaagccgattactgtcgattattgtcaattttaacTGTTTTTTggggggtgatagtgtatgaacggcacaatttgagagactaccagcgtcacacagctgcataggaaagaactacaaGAACTATCGgctgggataacagtaaaagttgcgacataaacgccctatacaatgggatatctacttatgctatcgtttctctataataaaatttatacattttaacttgaaaatgacctaagttatggtcgaaactagtcataattgtaatatttcaaataataaagggtacaagttttcatattgttcttattaattgattgattgatatcgTACCTGTGTGTAATGAAACCAACATACAACATTCTTGGTTCCGTTTTTCTGTGGAAACACCTCGGCAATAGCTGTCAGCAAGTCGGAGTCATGATTACTGACTATGGTCTGAGGCGCTAGGTCGGGAATTGTTTCCTTCACGTGGTTCAGAATTAAGTAATATAAGTTGGCTGATTTCTTGGTCATCATAGCAACCACAACCGGAAATGCCTGAAACATTGAAAAGCACATAGCTTTATACTAATAAACCCTACTACAATAGAATAAGTGTACCTTTCGTACAGTATATTAAAATAGTAAGGAAaactcaataataaaatatgtataaagtatCCCATACCTTTTGTAAAGTATGCTGAAATATTAAGGATacttgataatattaatgaatctataatataataaagtgatatgtgttttttttcgattttgtatatgtttggagttggactttttaacatcaaaaagAACTCTAtttcgaagtgaaaagtgtaaatttaaagtattgtgctcactataaccctagtgtccggtttcccaatGTTTCTATTAGgaaactttggactatatacggcgaggtggaactacccttgggtctccccaccattcaaagccatacgctaataataataattgacgaTCATGCACATCCTGTCTTCTTGCAACTGCAGGCTACATCCATCGACATAATGCTGCTCTGCGAGTGCTCTATTatcatcttaaggtgcgtacagatatacgcgccgcgaacataagcaattcacttttaatcagctgactatgtctgtatttttacagaaacggtatgagatatagatataagaagCTTGGTATCAGTCGATATTGTCGATACCATATGAgtgtctaaaggtgcgtacagatttacgcgccgtgaacatgtgcaattcacttttaatcagctgactatatctgtatttttacagaaacggtataagatatagatataagaagctttgtatcagctgattaaaagtgaattgctcatgttcgcggcgtgtaaatctgtacgcacctttagacacTCATATGGTATCGACAAAACATCAGTGCTGCCTTATGCCCCAGGGGAGATTGAGTTTGTTGGCTtggtatcagctgattaaaagtgtattgctcatgttcgcggcgtgtaaatctgtacgcacctttagacacTCATATGGTATCGACAAAACACCAGTGCTGCCTTATGCCCCAGGGAAGATTGAGTCTGTTGTGGCGATTGAGAGGTGCcgaatttattggaattactCATTCTCCACCACCAGGCTTTCAAGAGCCACAAAGCCTGATGTTGTCCTCCTTGACATCATTTCGAAGACAATGTATGTCATTGAGTTTTCAGCACCAGCTGAGGGCAACATTGTCaccaaagaggaggaaaaacagACGAAATATCATGACCTACTAATAGAGCTGCGCAGGCTAAATAAACCTGTGAGAATGGTGGTGTTGATTGTAGGTGTACTGGGGGGCATGAGACCCTCATTTTGGCCAACCTTAGAACGATTTCAGCCTGTGAGAGACCTGCTACTGTACTTGCAGGTCAGATGCAGAAGGCTGTCATTCTTGGTTCATTACGTCTACTCAGGGCAAACGATTTAATGGTAACGGACCCAGTATGATTGTTTACCACAAGACATGTGGAACAGTCACTCTGGTAAAATCGCTTGTCACTCTTTCTTGGGGGTCGGAGCCCAGGGAAAGGGTGGTCAAGCAAAACTTCAACaggaataataatgataaaggaaagaattggcttatacacacgtacgggataggaaattcgcgaatgacgtatcatcacgtctgaactacaggactgattaacttgaaattttgcatataaattctcaattttccgggaatggttatagacctattttaaattcttcatgatttcagtaggtcaagttttcagtttgtcaagttttgaattggacccttgcagagcacgggttacctgctagtctaaaataaaatatacagtaGCCTATCTTATAACGTAGGAAAATATGATGGTTGATTTGTTAAATACATATTGATATTGTGGCAGTTGTCcttaataattggaaaatactGATTGTATTATCAAGTCTACTTTATAAAAAAACTTGCAGGACTGCAAGTTTCATGTTGAAACAACACAGTACAGCTGAAGAAACTGTAGATAAATTATGCCATCTATTACAATCTAGAAAGTTACtattcatatcaaatcaaatcaaatttattctcttcaacactttacaaaatttatgtATATTGCACAGCACAACATTAAATACAGTACTACTACAACataacataaaattcataagcaTAGCATAATAAAGACTATAGTAACAATTTGTTGTTCTGTACAAAATACAGAATATGACAGCAATGAGAAATACCCTTacataggctattgcctgtgagTAAGGGTGAATCTGGATtaaatgattaagatgaaactTGTATGAGAACTTAACAGGTAAGGATAGTAAAGAAATGAAGAgatttgaaatttagtttatcttattgaaaaatagaatttaccggagcttgagaacgtccactAGTTAGTAGCCTACTTGCTTCATCTAGAATAAGTTGGGTATAAAActctataacctataaactgaGCTAATGATATTTTCGGTTCCATCCCTACCTATTTCGTTTAGCCAaagattcacaatttttttgtacACTACCAAAGATGCTGCATCAAATTCTCTGAGTTTGTTGGGAATATTCCTGAAAAGCATATGAACTATGTAATACATGTTTGTGGATGAATATGTTTTGTTAATTCTAGGTGTTATTATTCCTGAAATTGTAGCTGTTCGGGTGGGATATGTGTGGGTATTTCTAATGAAAATATCAGTATGGTGCTTATACAgtaagtaaaagtaaattcgtatggcttttgttggtggggagtcccttgcgggaaggtcccaccgcctgaatatataatttaagccgtcaatgggccttacgactgtcatacttcagcgggaccgacagtttaacgtgcccatccgataacacgggagtgacctggttaaaaaacttttagtattgagagggtttgaacccgggatctctatgctgctacgcaggcactctatccactagaccacggatcactccagtgcttatacatataaattaatatgattaattattgttatgtaCATTGTTATCGATAATTATTGTACGGTAATTTTCCTTGCGATGAAGTAATACCATCAGAATGAATCACATTATCACGAACAAGACTTGATATGGGTTTAATCCAgtttaatactagtagttctgtgaacagtagacttcgcgcagttaaaccacagtctcctcttatactgtccatcagagtacggtatatcctgtctgtatgtcgtgtcggcgagatatcggtgtgaaaacggctaatggctgttgacctagcgccgcagtgcaggatggtttcttacagATTGGCGTTtttgtcattcgagatgggtgtctggcttggaagtgtttcggccgcattgcaggatgactgttaacggttgccggaagatcaacagctggatttttttcgttatttttcgtgatagagaaattctgattgcagattcgttttCAGCGacccaagtttagcctaaaggctcagaatgtcaacaatgtttttaaataattaaaaatcatcatgaaaagtaattaatatggtagtacaccacgtttctgggtGACtgtttactggtgactggagttattattgacacacaaaaatcaaaataatcgtgagaaagaaaactgctgatgaacgcgaataagaccgccactccattgttctattgtctcggctgcttggctgagcctggctggagggatcaaataaccgactggattgatctttcgtctgtccaccgggcggaactacgccgaccattgctgggtggaagatgttactgcggccgctcgcattcccaccaacgctgctattatttgctgtctcagcgcctagtccgattcagctaagcaaccagcctgcactgcggagctaggttggggttggtgtatcaaaaatgctaacatcaaaagctaatctcctcaagacatactggcaacaggtcagcccgaatTCAAAGCAGAATGAACGAATTTCAAAGAGAAATgcgaaaccgtcgacttgaatcttagacctcttttcgctcggtcaattaaatttagttcaaactctcactgtgcaaacggcactaaaTGTAGTAaatataatgtaagttttgGTTACATGAGAAATGTAAGCAAACTTTCAATTACATTCGAGTGGTATCCTGCGACTAACTGTCAAAACTCAAGGTTCTCTTTTGTTGACAGTGCAGACGGTAATTTAATTTGCAGTACAGTTTTGTATGatgtattaatttatacaatttatgTCTTTATgtttgtaacaaattttatccCAAACAAATTTCAATCCAATTTCTCCGTTGAACTCGAGATGGTGCATATGGGCCTAAGGACTCATAGTAAAAAGTGAATAGTATGGCTTATGTTGGTAGCTTTTACGAATTTTTTAGTAGCTTTTCCAGTTAAATTAGTATGGCTAAATAGTAGCTTGCCGTGAGGATTAGACAGTGATAGATCAACTGTTCGTTTGAACCTGGAATGAAACACATTTTACTGAATGTAACCATACATGCATTAATCGTAGATTAACGTTAAACGCAGATAATACTCAAGGTATATGGAAAGAGGTCCAGACACCAATGCTACTTGATGGAGCAGCCATATTGAAGCTATTTTGGCGGCAAATTTAAAAATCGAATCTAATCTCCAATGTGCACTGGATAGCTTCAATATGGCCGTTCAGAAATGTGTCATGGGATCGTGTCTGAACTCTTTCTATAGTGCTGTGAGCTACTTACATAATCCTGGTGCGTCACCATGATTGTGAGCATCTGTTCTATCTCGGGCTCCTCCGGCAAATGCTTATAATTGGCGTCCATATGAAGTTCAGCACCGTCTGCCGTCATCACTTCGATCAGCTgtttaattataaaaacaacAGCCACTTCCTCCCCTTCACCCACCACCCCACTCAGAAAACTCCCCATAAACGTCAAGGAATGTGTCCTCGTATTCAGTTAGTGATCTGATGAAGTCTTTCATATTCACGGTATCGGCGGGAACTTTCGTCAATCCTTTGCACTTTGGACTTGCTGCAATCCTCGTCTTCGCTTGACACAATCCCTGATTGTCGTCTCTACTTGACGGAGTCTTGGACTGGGATGTCGTCGCTTTGATGATCCACTCCTGTAGAAAATGAAACATCGGTGAGAAATGACGAGCTATACTATCACTGGATTATTGTTAATCCAAAAAATTACGTTTATAAAGATAATTGAAGgcaaattaaatgctgtcaaCAACACTGAAAATTTCTGCTGCAGCAAATACATTACATGGAACTAACAATACAACACTCAAAGAGGTTTACAGCTTAACGCTGAAACAACCTCATTAGGTCAAAAGTATGATAAATATGTTTTAGAAATTAGAACTTAATGTTAAAAATTGAACTAAACTGCATAAC
Proteins encoded in this region:
- the LOC120356427 gene encoding uncharacterized protein LOC120356427, with protein sequence MGSFLSGVVGEGEEVAVVFIIKQLIEVMTADGAELHMDANYKHLPEEPEIEQMLTIMVTHQDYAFPVVVAMMTKKSANLYYLILNHVKETIPDLAPQTIVSNHDSDLLTAIAEVFPQKNGTKNVVCWFHYTQVRYQSIN